The following coding sequences are from one Augochlora pura isolate Apur16 chromosome 6, APUR_v2.2.1, whole genome shotgun sequence window:
- the LOC144470935 gene encoding uncharacterized protein LOC144470935, with product MDPLVLESNASDLGGDQHQQQQQQQQQQSQHQQQQQQQQQQYGEVNQLGGVFVNGRPLPNAVRLRIVELAQLGIRPCDISRQLRVSHGCVSKILARYHETGSILPGAIGGSKPRVTTPKVVQYIKQLKLKDPGIFAWEIRDRLLSDGVCDKYNVPSVSSISRILRNKVGAATAIHHHPHHPAHHHHHHHLYAAAAAAGAALCPVPYPPTPYHATPPPVTHHHHHHHHHPVGPTTPSKLSPSSPLSPTSIHGGHQPTTTGSLQWPSPHTVHDILATGCNLTNSPSSSSPTSPLCVSVNNNHHHHHGHHHHQSNENVASNNNNNNNEEESYHHPHHHHHHHQQYYASALYHHHHHHHLADTMAPVVTTSSVLAVQSIIMQSSTASSQPASPCN from the exons AGAGCAATGCGTCCGACTTGGGCGGTGATCagcaccagcagcagcagcaacagcaacagcagcaatCGCAGCAtcagcaacaacagcagcaacagcagcagcagtacGGCGAGGTGAACCAGTTGGGGGGTGTGTTCGTGAATGGTCGACCCTTGCCGAATGCGGTCAGATTGCGAATAGTGGAGCTTGCACAGCTGGGCATCAGGCCGTGCGACATCTCGCGGCAGCTGCGGGTCAGTCATGGTTGTGTCAGCAAGATCTTGGCCCGTTACCACGAGACTGGCAGCATACTGCCGGGTGCAATCGGTGGTAGCAAGCCCCGGGTGACCACCCCGAAGGTAGTTCAGTACATCAAGCAGTTGAAACTCAAGGACCCAGGGATCTTCGCCTGGGAGATCAGGGACCGTCTGCTTTCTGACGGTGTCTGCGACAAGTATAACGTGCCCTCGGTGAGCAGCATTTCCAGGATATTGAGGAACAAGGTTGGCGCGGCGACCGCGATCCATCATCATCCCCATCATCCAGCACATCAtcaccatcatcatcatttATACGCAGCCGCAGCTGCCGCGGGGGCTGCGCTTTGCCCTGTCCCTTATCCACCGACGCCTTATCACGCGACGCCACCGCCGGTTAcgcatcatcatcatcatcaccaCCACCA TCCAGTTGGACCAACGACGCCGAGTAAGCTGTCTCCTTCGTCACCCTTGTCGCCGACTTCTATCCATGGTGGTCATCAGCCGACCACCACGGGCAGCCTTCAATGGCCTAGTCCTCACACGGTCCACGACATTCTCGCAACCGGCTGCAATCTGACCAACTCGCCGTCCTCTTCGTCGCCGACGTCGCCCCTCTGCGTCTCGGTCAACAACAACCATCACCACCATCACGGTCATCACCATCATCAGAGTAACGAGAACGTTGCCagtaacaacaataacaataacaacgaGGAGGAGAGTTACCATCATCCGCATCATCATCACCATCATCATCAGCAGTATTATGCATCCGCTCTCtaccatcatcatcatcaccaCCATCTCGCGGACACCATGGCGCCCGTGGTGACCACCTCGTCGGTCCTCGCCGTCCAGTCCATCATAATGCAGTCTTCCACGGCGAGTAGTCAGCCTGCTAGTCCCTGTAATTGA